The DNA segment GGTTTAAAAATCTTGAATAGCAAATAGTCCTCATGCATCCTCAAGACCAACTCTCCTCTCTCAACGTCGATCAGTGCTCTTcctgtggctaagaatggccttcctaggatgatggagTTGTTTGTATCCTCTCCCATATCAAGTATCACAAAGTCTGCAGGGAGGTAAAGGTTTCAACCTTTACTAGGACATTCTCCACCAATCCATATGCTCGCTTCTGGGACTTGTCTGTCATCTCCAGTGAAATTCTTGTGGGTTGCACCTCTTGGATCCCCAACTTCTTCAATATAGAGAGAGGCATTAGGTTTATACTTGAACCAAGGTCACGCAGTGCCTTCTCAAATGTGTAGTCCCTATGGTACATGGAACCAGGAAGCTTCCGAGATCTGGCATCTTTGTGGGTAGCATCTTCTAGACCATTGAACTGCACTCCTTGCTCAGCATCACTGTTTTATCTCCCTTCAAGGCCTTCTTCTCAGAGAGTGCACTTTTCAAACAGGCCATATAGAGAGGCATCTTCTCTaacacctcaacaaaaagaatattGATTTGCAACTTTTTAAAGATTTCCAAGAATTGAGTGAGTTTCTCATCCTTGGCCTCCTCTTGCAGTTCTGAGGGTGTTGTACTTCAGGCTCTTGTACTACCACTGGGATGTATAACTTTGTACTTCCAGTCTCTTCTTGAtcctttttctccttcaatTCCTTAGCAGCATACATCTCTCTAGGCTCGGTCTCCTTGTCCATGATCAGGGTCTTACACTCTTCTCTTGGATTGAcctctgtattgcttggaagagtgttTGGAGGTCTCTCAAGTATCCTCTTGCTTAACTGGcccacttgcatgctttcttccttTTAGCTCCGAACTCCGCCAAATTGCTCCGAATTTcacctgaaatcataaaaataccaaaacaactcaaagtagcatacAAAGagaatttttgcactaaaatcaagtaaaactaaatgaaatctaacaaaaaacaactagaaaatgctagggaaaagggtataagatgctcacgcatcacccGCTTGATGGGCACCACATATGCCCTTATGAATTTCTCCAAGAGCAATATTCTTTTTAGATTGACTTAAACACCTCATGAGACTTCCTTCAATACTTTTCTTATATAATTCATCACCTATCAAcacaaaattcattgcttttatcttaactttttttttatcaacttgAATATTAGGATTTCTTAGATATTTTGCAATTGATTTTCTCCAATCATCATCATCCCACTCATCAATAACTAAAACTTACCATTCTTTAATAGGCACCAGGACTTGTCGTACCTTTgccaatttttttaaagtttcaggaagtatttatattttgatgcaatttGGGCCAATTCATTGGCAACTTTATTTCGAATTCTTAGAATATGAACCAAAGatactttttgaaaaaatactaataactCCCATGTTATCGACAAatacttttgtaatttttcattattacATTTAAATTCTTTCGACAACTGTTTTAAAACCAATTGAAAATCCCCTAAAATTGGAACATCTAATGTTCCTTTATCGGTCAAAATCTATAATCCCACTATCAACGCTTTATGCTCAGCAATGTTATTTGAACATGGGTATTTTAATTCGAAAGGAATTCTGATGGGATATCTTTCGGAAAAATGATCAAAATCCTAATTCCAGCACCATCTTTATGCTTTGGATAATGAATAAGAATTAGAATTGTATCAATATAGTtaaaatcaatataattaaaatgattaaaaatattttcgagtAATATTAGTTTAATcatgtattaaatattaattttatataattataataaagatattttcttaaattagtataattatgcattattcattaaatactaattgtaatataattataataaagatatttttctaaaataaatttatttagagaaatataaattggTTATTAATAACTGATACCATTATCATATAATTAtcatatcatattattattattattaaaaatattttcgattgataattgataagtagtttaataatgtattaaatattgattttatataactatactaaagatattttcataaattagtataattatgcattattacttaaatgctaattatagtataattataataaagatatttttataaaataaacttagaAGAGAAAGTAGTGCGTTCATTTTGGCGGGAAAATGAATTTATGAAAAATCGACACTTCACTTTCATTAGACAGAGAAAAatccagttttagtatattaattaataataagtagatgtagtttttttaatattattactatttagTTATGTCATTTTTCTATGTCTTTTCAATtgtaagatttgaaaaaaaaatttcaaaaagaattttgaacTAAAACAAATATAGAAAGATGAAAATAGACAACTAATGATAAATTGGactaaatttggatgagatccaaaaggttaattaaaattatttatataaaaaaattttactgaAAAAACTAGactttaaaaatatagaatctaaaaatataaatgacaaaataattttgtaataatttgattatttttattattttatctgaagaaaattttatttattaaggtGAAAAATGAGATTAAAATAAGTAGGattaagaaatattaaaattaaatttgatattttaaagaaaaaaactttatataagaactaatttgatcaatttttaaaattttagaaatgaaaatgacttacgtaTTTATGTTTAGAgactaatttgattttaaatattttatgatatgtGAGATAACACGTGATATGTCATTTGTTATTGACCTGACAAATTAACCAATCACCTTATAACAAGTGGTATTAATCTACTACGTCATCATGTTACGTGATACTTAATGTGACTCGTCATTATCTaactaataaaatgataaatttgttttatattttatcaatttaaaaaatgaatgattttttaaagatgaatttaactattaattctAATGAATACTATACAAAATTTATGGTATGTGAATTATACAAATTGCACCCTAATTACTAAGTAAGGCTTGTAAGTTCTAACTATGATACCATGCAAAGTGAATAAGCCGAACTTTTAGAGACGTGATACAGTAATACTTCTCATCTCGATTCTAGGACTTCGATACTTAATTCGTTGGCAGAATCATATTGATATGCATATTCTCCAATAAATAAAGTAGGTTGTTTTGGCTTAGGCAAGGCAATTTCACTTCCAAACATCATAATCACTGATGACATGTCTAGTTTATCATATGGATGTTGCTCCAAACAGAGAAGACTGATCTGAATGCACCTCAATACTTGAGAGAGGTTACAAGACTCTATTAGGATATCATCAACAATTTCTAGAGGCTTTTCTTTAGTCCACAAGTCCCATGCCTGTAGCAAAATCAAGTTAGGTAAATGAACAGTAATATGATATAGTTTGGTTGTTTAGTTTACACTTACATAGCCAATAAGATCTGCGCTTTCATTTTCCCAATGATTTCCTTTGTTTTACTGAGAAGTTTCCATCTATTGCATATTCAGGTGGCATATATCCGCTAATGCATAATGCATAATGGtaagaaaagaaatgttatGATTAAGTAAATATATTGTACCATCCAATTATGAAAATCAACAATATTAAGTGTTCATACTATGTTCCAACCACCCGTCGCGTCGCTGTAATTTGGTCTCCTCCCAAAATTCTAGCCAAACCAAAATCTGAGATTTTAGGATTCATTTCACTATCAAGTAAGACATTACTTGCTTTAAGATCTCTGTGAATGATTCTAACTCTTGAATCTTGATGAAGATAAAGGAGACCCTTTGCAATCCCAAAAATCATACGAAAACACTTCGACCAATCCAAGAACTTTCTCTGTGTTTGATCTAGAAAGTTGTTCataaaaatcaatattttttcaaatttgatcaAAACCAGAAGATGAATTCTACATAGTTACAACTTCTGTGAAGTATGAACAGTTTTATTTAGGATAGAGAATCAAGATTATATACCAAATATAAAGAAATCCAAACTTTTGTTGGGCATGTATTCATATACAAGCATTTTCTCTTCATTGTGAATGCAACATCCATGAAGTTTCACAAGATTACGATGTTGAAGTTTAACAATCAATGCAAtttcatttttgaattctttaagCCCTTGTACAGAACCTCTACAAAGTCTTTTAATAGCAATTTCTTGCCCATTTTTCAATAATCCCTACAATTATCAATTGCAAATATTCCAATTCATTAATTAGCttatattcttaattttttcaaaatatcttatcataTGTATTACCTTGTATACAGGTCCAAAACCACCTTCTCCAACCTTGTTTTTTACTGAAAAGTTACCAGTAGCATTAGCTAAACTAGATAGATCAAACAATGGAAGTTCTAGATGCCCGTCTTGTTCTTCAATGAAACTATCCATCATTGCTAAATTCTCTGCATCAATATTCTCACACAAGTTAACCATAGCTGCTATAACTCAAGAAGCAGCTTGTGTAAACCTCATAACATCATAGAAAATTCTCACCTTTTGCCTTGGCACTTCTTCCTCCTATGCAAGTGAAGTAGAGAACTAGGAGCAAGCTGCATAATACAACAATAATAGTGCATGCAACTGCAATATCTATCTTGACCTTACTTTCATTTCTTGTCTCTTCAatgattcattttattttattttcacataAAACAAAGAATTTCAATCTCAATGATAGTCATAAGAAAACGTTGACCATATGGTATAATAATTTAGATTACGCTGCATTAAACAATCAAACAAGTATTATGtagcaaaacaaaaaaaaatgtttagccataaataataaactaatGGAAGATTAATTAAGAGTTTGATGGAACATATGCACCATACCTAACTCTGAAGAAGGGACTCTAACATAAAGATCTTGCCCTGCATCTGGTTGAACTCTCAAATCATTAAGATCACCAAACCACAAAGCACAACCATTGCCTTCTCCTCGAATATCCGAATTCGCATAAGCCATACAAGAACAATTCCGCAAGCACTTGTCTGTGCACTCAACCAAGTTCATACTCTGATTCAAGTACCAACAATTCTCAGTATCAGGGAATTTCATCTTAACACACTTGATAAACCCATCGCTTTTGCAATTCAGATTCTTGTCGTGCAAGCAACCTCCTTCGTAATTTGTTCTGATCCATTCTTCTGGTGACTTAGGCCTATACCCTCTCAAACATTCACAAACATTTGGAGACTCAGTCATGTCACATTTCGCATTAGGACCAACAGCACCATACTCATCACAAAAGTCCCTCGGCATGGAACCATACATCTTCCACACACCTTGTGTCCACAGAAGCTTCAGAATCTTGTTGGTGGTTTGGTTCAACATCATTTTAGCTTTGACAGAGTTGTTAACAAGTCTAAACATATAGTAAACTTGGCTCTCATCAGCAAAGTAGATGAACTCGGCAGCTAGGTTAGgcttgtttgttggtttggcaCTGATTTGAACTCCATTCCAAGACCATTATTGTACTGCTTCATTATTCCAATCCACTGCATCGGTTCAGGCCAAGTGGTAACATCCATATGCCAATTTAAGGTTCCTGGTGAAGGACCATTCTCATTCTTCCACGCCGTTACACACCTATCAAAACCAGTCCTTAAATCCTTCCCAAGCTTCATCCTTGGCAAGAGTGTATCACCAGGGTAATCGAAACTTTGCCATAGATAGTTCTTCTCTTCATTCTCATCATTTTCTTCTCTCAAAACAAGGTTCCCTGAATCTAAAAGCTGTAGTATTGGATTCTTGGGTTTTCTTGCTATGTTCACTGACCATAGAACAGTGCTTTTGTTGTTCTGAGAAAGAAGAACTGTGTTATTTGCTGTTTTATTTATGAGCAACACAACAAAGTTATTATTTGTGGCGGGTTTTTCACGATTTACAACCCATACTATGGTTCTGATTGGGACGTTCTTGTACCAAATGCAAGGTAATAACAAGTGTTGTTGGTGGAGTTATCAAGAGTGAAGAAACCAAGTTCAAAGTCTCCATTGTTGGAAACTAATGTTTGGTTTACACTTAGAGACTGGAATTGAGTTAATGTATCAGTTGCAGCTATGGTTTTGGagagaagaaaatagagaaagaggTGGAAAATGATTTGTACAAAGTGGTGAAAGTTTTTCATTCTTTGCATGTTTACAAAATTGTGATGTCTTTGCAGCAATGAATAAACTAAGACAGTTGGTTATTGATGGAGGTGTGAggattcttttgttgttgatgacaaTGTCGAAGATGATAAGGATATATCTTATTGTTTGATAAATTGCTAGGTGGTTAGATTAATGATGGTTTATTATTGTTTCTTTGATTCTTCACTCTCCTTTTGTGTTGAGTttctttgtttcaaaaaaataaactaagacAGTTCTTCTAATAGAAGAACACAACATGAAGAACAGTGTCACAGGCTActcttttttattagttttatttttccacccttttttttagttttcaattttgattttttgttggcCAGTTTACCGTTGACTCAACGTTCATAATTCACAACGCTGACCGATATTATTATGAATGTGCATTGAGTAATGTCCTTGTCGAAAATGAACTATGGACTTGACTTAATGTTTAGAAATCAGAAAAGTATCAAAGTTGGAAGCATAATTTAAGAAGATAGTtggatatataaatatatcagTTCTTTTGGATGCTCTTGTTATAAATGTTTTCATTGGATTCTGAaaaatgattttctttttttttaaacctTGAAAAACTTGGATAATATAATGTTTGCTCTTGTTATAAAACTTGTTGCATTTTTAGTTCGCGGATGACACGCTATTCTGTTTTGCCCATCAGAAAAGGAGACTATGAAGAATTACAAGCGGCTTTTGCGTTACTTTGAGCTGATATCAGGGGTAAGTATAAATTTTGACAAGTTCAGCTTGATACCAATCAATTTTGAAGGGCAATGGGTTCATTGATTATGTAGTTTATTGGGTTGTAAGGAAGGTACCCTACCTTTTAAATATCTTGGAGTTTCTCTTGGAGTAAATTCAAGATTAGTCAAGACTTAGAAGCCTATTATTGACAAGGTGAAGGAGAAATTGAGCTTGTGGAAAGCTAAAGTACTAAATAAGGCTGGAAAGTTAGTACTTATAAGATCAGTGTTGAACAGTTTACCAGTATATTATTTGAACTTATATAAGATACCAAAGGCTGTGGCTGAGAAACTGATTTCTCTGCAGAGAAGATTCCTTTGGAGTAAGGAGGATGGGAGGAATGGTATAATTTCAGTGAAATGGGAAGTGGTGCAGTCCCCTAAGAAGCTTGGGGGGTTGGGAGTGGGCGACACTATACTTTGTAACACTGCACTTCTGTTCAAGTGATGGTGGCGGTTTGCAAAGGAAGAGTGCCCGTTGTGGAAGAAAGTGGTCTGCTCCTGTAATAATCTGAATCTAAATGAGCTGCTATCCACTCAAGTGCTACATACTAGAGGAGGTCCATGGAAGGACATTTGTCAGATCCTTATCAAGGAGCAACATATAAGGGAGAAGATGATTACAGGCTTGTCCATGGAGGTTGGCGATGGGAGGCGGACTCGATTTTGGGAGGACGTATGGTTACATTGTAGACCCTTGAAAGATCGGTTCCCCAAGCTGTTCTCTGCTTTAAACCAATGTGAATCGGTTATAGGGGAttgtgggttttgggatgggTTAGAGTGGATTTGGAACTTCCAATGGAGGAGAGAGTTTTTTTAGTGGGAGTTGGACCTTCTAGGTCAGTTACATGAGGCTTTGCGGCCTGTGAAGCTCATAAATAACAGAGAGGATAGAGTGGTGTGAAAATATGATAGGCAAGGAGTTTTTTCGACTAACTCATTTGTACAGGTTTTACAGATGAAATTACCGCCGGAGGATATATCCAGTTACAACTTCACTAAGACCATTTGAAAAGGTGTAGTGCCCCCAAGAGTGGAGCTATTTACATGGTTTGTCTTGGTAGGGAGGGTGAATACTAAGGATAGACTGAGCCGATTCGGGATTATTAGGCAGGAAGATACTGGGTGCGTTATATGTAACAATGATGTGGACCGGGTTAATCACTTGTTTCTTGGCTGTGAGTTTTcttggcaggtgtggtgtgcGTGGATAGCTGCGTTTGACCGACAATGGTCTTTTCTGGTTTCAATAAAGGATCTTTTTTTAGCTGGACAGAAGAACCGTGTAAAAAAGAGAATCGTAAACAGTAGTTGATGTGCTTTTGTGCAATAGTTTAGAACCTTTGGTTGGAAAAAAATAGAAGGCTTTTTCAGAATCAAAACAAaggtgtaaaaaaaattatcaacatAACCTTACTTAGCTGTAACGAGTGAAAATATGTGGATCccttttgttgttgatgataaTACCGGGATGACTTGAAAATTGTCTTGTgctatttgttttttttgttttctattattttattttttaattctattttctccactcactacaagaaaaatacccattcagccacactttttttaagctacatttgaaaagcgtagcctattctaagaataggctacgcttttctccgtgttgcctttttataagagaaagGGATACACAATTgtggcatcatttaaaaagtgtagccttaggtattataaaaatcatttataaagcgtagccgtaggttGATATTTATAGGTTCACTTTTTTATCAAAGAAGACGCTTTTCAAGAGTGGTCAAATCCTTAGGCTTTGGGTGCGCTTTATTAGCGTTTCCTAATATGTGCACGCTATAACACTTGGGAATTTTTTTCCCATTTTAACACCCGCGCCCTCCTTTTCTTTCGAAGAAAGCTAAGAGCTGAAAGAGTTCTTTGCTCTCTTCCTCAACCTCGTCCATAGCTTCCTCTTCTCCTTGCACCACATCCTCACACGGCTCTGCTACACCACACCACCACCGCGGCTCTCTTACGACGCAACGACGCCGCAACTCTCCTACGTCGCACCACCGCCTCACCGTGCTCTTCTGCTTCTTTGCTCGCCGCTGCTTTCTTGTGCTCCGCATCTCCTTTGCTACTTGTGCCGCCTCTGCTCCATCCATCCCTGCTCGATTCGCTTTCCCTCATCACAATAGGTAGgcttttagtttttttgtttcTGATTTAGGCAATTAGGGTTCCTAATTCCCATTGTCAAGAACAAAACACACGGCTCAAGTTGATGCAGCTGGGCTCAATATTCCTTTTGAAGAAGGCCCCCAGTGTTAGGTTAGCCACTCAGGTCCAATTTCTGTGGGGAAGGCTGTTTAATTTCATTGCCTGCTTCATAATATTTTCAGCCCTCAGTTATaatctttctttttattctcttttacgTACATCTGTTTTGATTAATTAGTTGACACTTGAAGTCCATCTTACTGTGCAGGTAATGGAAGATCTCTGTGAGCGCTATTTTGGTCCTTTATTTGAACTTCTTTCACATGATAAGGTAAGTTGAGATGTTTAACGGCACTTTTATATGCTCTGCTGATCACCCTGTACCACCATAGTAAAATTGCCAATTGAAGAAAATTTGTTCTATAATCTGCAATTAGGGTTAAATTTAATTAGGATTCTATATCACAATTTCATATTtaattagggtttttctatGTCTGGTTCAATTTCTGCCATGCTGCATGTGTTAGAAGCTTTCCCGTGCAGAATCGCATTTGATCATTGCTTGTTATTATTAGTGTTGAATTCTAATTTTGTTCTTTATTCAATTTGTGATGAATTGACTTTGGTTTTGTGAGAAGGTGTCCTGCGGTTTAGGGTtctgattttatgatttttaatttgggGGTTTTAGCTTCTGAATGCGTATTGTTTCTAATTTTTAGGGTTATAGGTTTTAGCTTCTGAATGCGTATTATCTTATGAATCTACTCTGAATTCTGTTCGAgtgaacatttttattttactgtaTGAATAGTACATGATAGAAGTTAAAGTTATTTTGCTGTGGTAttgtctttctaattttttgagtTTATGTCGCTTGCTTCATTAGAATTTGCTTTCTGATTTTGCATCTTGCTTGTTAAGTTTGTTTTAGCTTCATAGTTGTATAAGTAATCATTGTTTCATACTAGCATATAAACCTTGTACTCAATTATTTCACATCTTCAATGATTCCAAGTCTCATCTATTCTCTTAATTGTAATATATTTCTGTCTTCATGCTATAAATACTCATTTTGTTAGTAATGCTTCTCACTTGAGTTGATGCTTCActattttttgaaattctctGCTCTTCTAGCATCCCTTATCTCATTTGTTGAGGTAGCAGTAGGTGTAGAATTTTGACTTGTATTATGAGATGATATAGTAGTAAAATTAGGAAAAGTTAAAACAGTATGAGGAAATTGATTGTAAGTTGGAGATGGAGAATCTGCTTTGAATAATTCATGATAAGGAAATTTAGTTTCATCAAACAAAACATGCCTTGAAATCAAAATTATGTAGTAATTGATAAGGTGACATGTGATTAACAACTTTGGAAGATAATCTATTtacagtttttaaaaaattgtaatcTGGTTTTTGTTTATGTAGTAATTGGGACAAGGTTTGAAGGCTTATACTTATATCTCGAGTGCTATCCATTTCTATAAACACAGCCTGCAGATTCCCATAGATTTCTGATTTGCTGTCTTTCTGTTTTATGCTTTCTTTGGCACTTTTAATCATCTTTCTTCTTATCAActacaattaaaaattataatatcaaaTCTCAGATTCATTAATAAGACTTGCTGCTATCGATTCCAAACTTTGGGGCCTTCTTAATTAGTAATAATGGGAGTATTTATAATATCAAATCTCAGATTCATCTTGCTTGCATTTGCATAGTCTTGGAACTTCTGAAAATGAGGTATTCGGATTGctcttttgcttcaagaatcatcatcatTTCAAACTCCAATTGTGAAGTGAAATCTTGTCTCTTTTTTTCCCATACATTTATATTGTTCTGTAACCACCTGAGACtaaaacaagaaataataaagtacaATATCATTGCTTCAcgctttttgtttttgttatgtttGGATATATAGCCTTGATAGGAGCTACATGTGTTTGTGAGAAACTCAAGGGAATATATAGGTTTTCTTCCTCAttgatttgattttcttttttttgatcCCTCATTTGtatactatatagtatatacCATGAGTTGCTTATATTTTACTTGTCCCTTTTACATGGAAACATTGCATTGCAAGTAGCACCATGAACGTGtacttttatttgttatatTGTGCTTAATggtaatattttactttttactcttaattttaaaatgattcCATTCACCTGCACGAAGCTCATGTGTATACTGTGTTTAATAGATCGCTAACTTTTAGCTGAAAAAAGTGTCACTGTCACATGCTCATTCTTGAAATGCGTGTAAGTGTAACTAGATCTTCCTTCAAGGGAATTTTTGCACTTGCCTCTGCTTCAAATCGAACAAAATATTTACCCCATTTCTGCTATTTCCTATAAAGAAATCCATAGTTTGTTTGATTTATTAGCACTCAACCATTCatctttttttaatgtttatagtTTACGACTTCAAATCAATATACCATTATGCAGATATACAAAAACTTTAAGGGACGATGAACAAAGATTTTAACGGGGTCACTATTCTATAGCATCTGCAGTTCTGCTCTTAAAGGTGAGTGATTTAAGAGTCAAATTTTATTACTT comes from the Arachis duranensis cultivar V14167 chromosome 7, aradu.V14167.gnm2.J7QH, whole genome shotgun sequence genome and includes:
- the LOC107459409 gene encoding G-type lectin S-receptor-like serine/threonine-protein kinase At4g27290; this encodes MMLNQTTNKILKLLWTQGVWKMYGSMPRDFCDEYGAVGPNAKCDMTESPNVCECLRGYRPKSPEEWIRTNYEGGCLHDKNLNCKSDGFIKCVKMKFPDTENCWYLNQSMNLVECTDKCLRNCSCMAYANSDIRGEGNGCALWFGDLNDLRVQPDAGQDLYVRVPSSDLLLVLYFTCIGGRSAKAKENLAMMDSFIEEQDGHLELPLFDLSSLANATGNFSVKNKVGEGGFGPVYKGLLKNGQEIAIKRLCRGSVQGLKEFKNEIALIVKLQHRNLVKLHGCCIHNEEKMLAWDLWTKEKPLEIVDDILIESCNLSQVLRCIQISLLCLEQHPYDKLDMSSVIMMFGSEIALPKPKQPTLFIGEYAYQYDSANELSIEVLESR
- the LOC110272377 gene encoding S-locus-specific glycoprotein S6-like, which encodes MDGAEAAQVAKEMRSTRKQRRAKKQKSTVRRWCDVGELRRRCVVREPRWWCGVAEPCEDVVQGEEEAMDEVEEESKELFQLLAFFERKGGRGTIVWVVNREKPATNNNFVVLLINKTANNTVLLSQNNKSTVLWSVNIARKPKNPILQLLDSGNLVLREENDENEEKNYLWQSFDYPGDTLLPRMKLGKDLRTGFDRCVTAWKNENGPSPGTLNWHMDVTTWPEPMQWIGIMKQYNNGLGMEFKSVPNQQTSLT